A genomic segment from Flavobacterium sp. 9R encodes:
- a CDS encoding nuclear transport factor 2 family protein: MKTYLFAFCIICNFLFTTTVIAQEKKVAPTSQELYNEIAAMDTQLFEAFNAKDMSKFKPMFTEDLEWYQDNGGLLSYDTVFANFEKMFKNENKLTRTLVKGSLEVHPIKDFGAIEVAQHQFRHMENGKEEVGTFKFVAIWKKIGNQWKVSRMISYDH, encoded by the coding sequence ATGAAAACCTACCTGTTCGCTTTTTGTATTATTTGCAATTTCTTATTCACAACAACTGTGATTGCTCAAGAAAAAAAAGTAGCGCCAACTTCACAGGAGTTGTACAATGAAATTGCGGCTATGGACACTCAACTTTTTGAAGCCTTCAACGCAAAAGACATGTCCAAGTTTAAACCTATGTTTACCGAAGACTTAGAATGGTACCAAGACAATGGTGGTTTATTGTCGTATGACACTGTTTTTGCCAATTTTGAAAAAATGTTCAAAAACGAAAACAAACTTACTCGAACGCTAGTAAAAGGAAGCCTTGAAGTACATCCTATAAAAGATTTTGGAGCCATCGAAGTAGCCCAACATCAATTCCGACATATGGAGAACGGAAAAGAAGAAGTTGGCACCTTTAAATTTGTTGCCATTTGGAAAAAAATAGGCAATCAATGGAAAGTTTCACGAATGATAAGTTATGACCATTAA
- a CDS encoding NAD(P)/FAD-dependent oxidoreductase: protein MPQELLLQVAPEIAANETLLYDYLSRQLKISVKEIQRATIVKRSIDARQKAVKINLKVMVYLKGEPFLEQKIALPDYQNVANAQEVIVVGAGPAGLFAALQLIELGLKPIVIERGKDVRGRRRDLKAINRDYIVNEDSNYCFGEGGAGTYSDGKLYTRSKKRGDVNRILELLVAFGATPDILVDAHPHIGTNKLPQIIQDIREKIIECGGQVLFETRVTDIIIKNNEVQGVTTQNGAVISANKLILATGHSARDIFELLDKKKVLIEAKPFALGVRAEHPQSLIDTIQYSCDYRGEHLPPAPYSIVKQVNGRGMYSFCMCPGGVIAPCATSPGEVVTNGWSPSKRDQHTANSGIVVELKLEDFKPFAKFGALAGMEFQKSIEQKAWQLAGQTQKVPAQRLVDFTQSKTSSDIPKTSYVPGTTSVELGQVFPGFLTQIMRQGFSEFGKSMKGYATNEAILHAPESRTSSPVRIPRDNYTLEHLQIKGLYPCGEGAGYAGGIISAAIDGEKCAQKIAEVLKN from the coding sequence ATGCCACAAGAACTCCTATTACAAGTTGCTCCCGAAATTGCTGCTAACGAAACGTTACTCTATGATTATTTGTCTCGACAATTAAAAATTTCGGTCAAAGAAATTCAGCGTGCTACTATTGTAAAACGTTCTATTGATGCGCGTCAAAAAGCGGTCAAAATCAATTTAAAAGTGATGGTTTACTTAAAAGGAGAGCCTTTTTTAGAACAAAAAATAGCTTTGCCAGACTATCAAAACGTAGCGAATGCACAAGAAGTGATTGTAGTAGGTGCTGGACCAGCTGGACTTTTTGCAGCGCTTCAACTGATCGAACTGGGTTTGAAGCCTATAGTTATTGAACGCGGAAAAGATGTTCGTGGTCGACGTAGGGATTTGAAAGCCATCAATAGAGATTATATTGTAAACGAGGATTCGAATTATTGTTTTGGTGAAGGTGGAGCTGGAACCTATTCGGATGGAAAATTATATACACGTTCCAAAAAAAGAGGTGACGTAAATAGAATACTAGAATTATTGGTAGCTTTTGGAGCAACACCTGATATTTTGGTCGACGCTCATCCACATATTGGAACCAATAAACTACCGCAAATCATTCAAGATATTAGAGAGAAAATCATCGAATGCGGTGGTCAAGTGCTTTTTGAAACCAGAGTTACGGACATCATAATAAAAAACAATGAAGTTCAGGGTGTAACAACTCAAAATGGTGCAGTCATATCGGCCAATAAATTAATTTTAGCTACTGGACATTCTGCAAGGGATATTTTCGAATTGTTAGATAAAAAGAAAGTGTTAATAGAAGCCAAACCTTTTGCACTTGGCGTTCGAGCGGAACACCCACAATCTTTAATTGATACCATACAATATAGCTGTGATTACCGTGGAGAACATTTACCACCAGCACCTTATTCAATAGTGAAACAGGTTAATGGTCGTGGGATGTATTCGTTTTGTATGTGTCCTGGCGGAGTGATTGCGCCTTGTGCGACAAGTCCAGGTGAAGTGGTTACCAATGGTTGGTCGCCTTCTAAAAGAGATCAGCATACTGCTAATTCTGGGATTGTAGTAGAATTGAAGTTAGAGGATTTTAAACCCTTTGCCAAGTTTGGTGCTTTGGCCGGAATGGAGTTTCAAAAGAGTATTGAACAAAAAGCATGGCAATTGGCGGGTCAGACGCAAAAAGTGCCTGCACAACGTTTAGTCGATTTCACCCAAAGTAAAACATCCTCTGATATTCCCAAAACGTCCTATGTTCCAGGGACAACATCAGTGGAATTGGGACAGGTTTTTCCTGGATTTTTAACCCAAATCATGCGTCAAGGATTTTCAGAATTCGGGAAATCAATGAAAGGCTATGCTACTAATGAGGCGATTTTGCACGCTCCCGAATCTAGAACCTCTTCGCCTGTGCGAATTCCAAGAGACAATTACACTTTAGAGCATCTTCAAATCAAAGGATTGTATCCTTGTGGTGAAGGAGCGGGTTATGCAGGAGGCATTATTTCGGCAGCGATTGATGGGGAGAAATGTGCACAGAAGATTGCAGAGGTATTGAAAAATTAA